The Streptomyces pactum genome contains a region encoding:
- a CDS encoding DegT/DnrJ/EryC1/StrS family aminotransferase: MRGRLGRECVYVPSCRFGLYAALRHWCPPGGRVLMSPVNDDVIFFVVLAAGLRPVQAPLNPSDASIDIDAVPEETWSSLSAVLTTNLYGNPDPAPGLRARCDALGIPLFEDAAHAIGSEVGGRPVGAWGDASVFSLSKHVGAKAGGILAVADPGLREALEKACDDLLLPRSGRAELAYAVRPYAEAAVRGLRLRRAAWATMRLLGLMEREEIRMPLRPEELSRALASAPGLDAHDPWVRVDMHDYRLAAGRFRLGRIGRRLDRLDDVLAGCRAGTELLLSTRWAKPAAWEGARSRSPGAAQPLFRVPLLVADRDAAVRALARRGIVVGYLYDPPLDDYAGTAFTDPSPSPEGARWFARHALPVDPLRARAAVAALEESAVRPAGAPEGTVPSGG; the protein is encoded by the coding sequence ATGCGCGGCCGACTCGGCCGGGAATGCGTGTACGTACCGTCGTGCCGTTTCGGGCTGTACGCGGCGCTGCGTCACTGGTGCCCGCCGGGCGGCCGGGTGCTGATGTCGCCGGTCAACGACGACGTCATCTTCTTCGTCGTGCTCGCGGCCGGACTGCGGCCGGTGCAGGCGCCGCTGAACCCGTCGGACGCGTCCATCGACATCGATGCCGTGCCCGAGGAGACGTGGAGCTCGCTGTCCGCCGTACTGACGACGAACCTGTACGGAAACCCGGACCCGGCGCCCGGGTTGCGGGCCCGCTGCGACGCGTTGGGCATCCCGCTGTTCGAGGACGCGGCGCACGCCATCGGCAGCGAGGTGGGCGGGCGTCCGGTCGGCGCCTGGGGCGACGCCTCCGTATTCAGCCTGTCCAAGCACGTCGGTGCCAAGGCCGGCGGGATCCTCGCGGTCGCCGACCCCGGGCTGCGGGAGGCGCTGGAGAAGGCCTGCGACGACCTGCTGCTGCCGCGTAGCGGGAGGGCCGAACTCGCCTACGCGGTACGGCCGTACGCGGAGGCCGCCGTGCGCGGACTGCGGTTGCGGCGGGCCGCCTGGGCCACGATGCGCCTGCTGGGGCTGATGGAGCGGGAGGAGATCCGGATGCCGCTGCGTCCGGAGGAGCTGTCCCGCGCGCTCGCCTCGGCCCCCGGTCTCGACGCCCACGACCCGTGGGTCCGCGTCGACATGCACGACTACCGGCTGGCGGCCGGCCGGTTCCGGCTCGGGCGCATCGGGCGGCGGCTCGACCGGCTGGACGACGTACTCGCCGGCTGCCGTGCGGGTACGGAGCTGCTGCTCTCGACGCGCTGGGCGAAGCCGGCCGCGTGGGAGGGTGCCAGGAGCCGGTCGCCGGGCGCGGCGCAGCCGTTGTTCCGGGTGCCGCTGCTCGTGGCGGACCGGGACGCGGCGGTGCGGGCGCTGGCCCGGCGCGGCATCGTCGTCGGATACCTCTACGACCCGCCGCTGGACGACTACGCGGGTACCGCCTTCACCGACCCGTCGCCCTCACCCGAGGGAGCGCGCTGGTTCGCGCGGCACGCGCTGCCCGTGGACCCGCTGCGGGCCCGGGCGGCCGTAGCGGCGCTGGAGGAGTCCGCGGTACGACCGGCCGGGGCGCCGGAAGGGACGGTTCCGTCCGGTGGCTGA
- the fahA gene encoding fumarylacetoacetase, whose product MPPFDVPEGDPFGPHNLPYGVFSVPGRKERTVGVRLGDRVLDAGAAAHALGSPYASLLARPTLNPLLAAGRTAWSDVRRALTAWVTVPSHRETLGPLFHPLSSVTLHLPFEVADYVDFYASENHARNVGQIFRPDAADSLTPNWKHLPIGYHGRSGTVVVSGTDVVRPSGQRKAPTDAAPVFGPSVRLDIEAEVGFVVGVPSELGSPVALGDFREHVFGLCLLNDWSARDVQAWEYVPLGPFLGKSFTTSVSAWITPLDALEEARVAPPERTHELLPYLDDTAGERDEPGGYDLRISVAVNGHVVSEPPFATMYWTAAQQLAHMTVNGASLRTGDLYGSGTVSGPTERERGSLLELTWNGRDPLELPDGKRTFLEDGDVVTLSAWAPGPGGTRVGLGEVTGRVVGAPAGR is encoded by the coding sequence ATGCCCCCCTTCGATGTCCCCGAGGGCGACCCCTTCGGCCCGCACAACCTTCCGTACGGCGTGTTCTCGGTCCCCGGCAGGAAGGAGCGGACGGTGGGCGTCCGGCTCGGCGACCGCGTCCTCGACGCCGGCGCGGCGGCCCACGCGCTCGGATCGCCGTACGCCTCCCTGCTCGCGCGGCCCACCCTGAACCCGTTGCTGGCGGCCGGCCGCACCGCCTGGTCCGACGTACGGCGCGCGCTCACGGCCTGGGTGACGGTGCCCTCCCACCGCGAAACCCTGGGACCCCTCTTCCATCCCCTCTCCTCGGTGACGCTGCACCTGCCCTTCGAGGTCGCGGACTACGTCGACTTCTACGCCTCCGAGAACCACGCCCGGAACGTCGGCCAGATCTTCCGCCCCGACGCCGCCGACTCCCTCACCCCGAACTGGAAGCACCTCCCCATCGGTTACCACGGCCGCTCCGGCACGGTCGTCGTGTCCGGCACGGACGTCGTACGGCCGTCGGGGCAGCGCAAGGCCCCCACCGACGCCGCTCCCGTCTTCGGCCCGTCCGTCCGCCTCGACATCGAGGCCGAGGTCGGCTTCGTGGTGGGTGTGCCGTCCGAACTGGGCAGCCCCGTGGCGCTCGGCGACTTCCGCGAGCACGTCTTCGGGCTCTGCCTGCTCAACGACTGGTCCGCGCGGGACGTCCAGGCCTGGGAGTACGTCCCCCTCGGCCCGTTTCTCGGCAAGTCCTTCACCACCTCGGTGTCGGCCTGGATCACACCGCTGGACGCCCTGGAGGAGGCACGGGTGGCCCCGCCGGAGCGCACCCACGAACTGCTGCCCTACCTCGACGACACGGCCGGGGAACGCGACGAACCCGGCGGCTACGACCTGCGGATCTCCGTCGCCGTCAACGGTCACGTCGTCTCCGAGCCGCCGTTCGCCACCATGTACTGGACGGCCGCCCAGCAACTGGCCCACATGACCGTCAACGGCGCCTCCCTGCGCACCGGCGACCTCTACGGCTCCGGCACGGTCAGCGGGCCGACCGAGCGGGAGCGCGGGTCCCTGCTGGAGCTGACGTGGAACGGACGCGATCCCCTCGAACTCCCCGACGGCAAGCGGACGTTCCTGGAGGACGGGGACGTGGTGACCCTGTCGGCCTGGGCACCGGGACCGGGCGGTACCCGGGTGGGACTGGGCGAGGTGACCGGGCGGGTCGTCGGGGCACCGGCCGGACGGTGA
- a CDS encoding M56 family metallopeptidase, whose protein sequence is MTLCLLLLFVVAVTAAVPVPRALTRSAWPERDPVVALWVWQCLVATVLLCCLTALVLGVAAVFGTARAQLFAPAPPAVTAAYNLSAGPPWAAALTLLLAGGAAWTTAMLARELVEARRRRAQSRAHLRERAPDLPAGLPAARGPLLVLEDEYPDAWWMPGSPPQLIVTTGALRRLTDHQLDAVLTHERGHARARHDWLLHLSTALATGFPRVPLFAHFCDQTHRLVELAADDTASRRCGHLTTALALIELNQHRGVLSCSSSHRLLGERVDRLLEPPPRLLPRHRALTTATAALVPLIPLLITFAPGLTALA, encoded by the coding sequence ATGACCCTCTGCCTGCTCCTGCTGTTCGTCGTCGCCGTGACCGCCGCGGTACCGGTCCCGCGCGCGCTGACCCGGTCCGCCTGGCCCGAACGGGATCCCGTGGTCGCGCTGTGGGTGTGGCAGTGCCTGGTCGCCACCGTCCTGCTGTGCTGTCTGACGGCCCTCGTCCTCGGCGTCGCCGCCGTCTTCGGCACCGCCCGCGCCCAGCTCTTCGCGCCGGCACCACCCGCGGTGACCGCGGCCTACAACCTCTCCGCCGGCCCGCCCTGGGCGGCCGCCCTCACCCTGCTGCTGGCCGGCGGCGCCGCCTGGACGACCGCCATGCTGGCCCGCGAACTGGTCGAGGCCCGCCGCCGCCGCGCCCAGTCACGCGCCCACCTGCGCGAACGCGCCCCCGACCTGCCCGCCGGGCTCCCCGCCGCCCGCGGTCCCCTCCTGGTGCTGGAGGACGAGTACCCGGACGCCTGGTGGATGCCCGGCAGCCCGCCCCAGCTCATCGTCACCACCGGCGCCCTGCGGCGCCTCACCGACCACCAGCTCGACGCCGTACTCACTCACGAACGCGGCCACGCGCGGGCCCGCCACGACTGGCTGCTGCACCTGTCCACCGCCCTGGCCACCGGATTCCCGCGGGTCCCGCTCTTCGCCCATTTCTGCGACCAGACCCACCGCCTGGTGGAACTCGCCGCCGACGACACCGCCTCCCGCCGCTGCGGCCACCTGACCACGGCCCTGGCCCTGATCGAGCTGAACCAGCACCGCGGCGTCCTGTCCTGCTCCTCCAGTCACCGCCTCCTCGGCGAACGAGTCGACCGCCTCCTCGAGCCCCCGCCCCGCCTGCTGCCCCGTCACAGGGCCCTGACCACGGCGACGGCCGCCCTGGTCCCCCTCATCCCCCTGCTGATCACCTTCGCGCCGGGTCTGACGGCGCTGGCGTAG
- the recQ gene encoding DNA helicase RecQ — protein sequence MGGTGVIGEMAETAQARDMDSEALATLHRVFGYEAFRGEQEAVVDHVVAGGDAVVLMPTGGGKSLCYQIPSLVRPGTGIVVSPLIALMQDQVDALRALGVRAGFMNSTQDFDERRVVEAEFLAGELDLLYLAPERLRLEGTLDLLSRGKISLFAIDEAHCVSQWGHDFRPDYLALSLLGERWPDVPRLALTATATHATHREITERLNMPAARHFVASFDRPNIQYRIVPKSDPKKQLLGFLREEHPGDAGIVYCLSRNSVEKTAEFLSRNGVEAVPYHAGLDAGTRAAHQSRFLREEGLVVVATIAFGMGIDKPDVRFVAHLDLPKSVEGYYQETGRAGRDGLPSTAWMAYGLNDVIQQRKLIQSGEGDEAFRRRAQSHLDAMLALCETAECRRGQLLAYFGQEPGPAGCGNCDTCLTPPETWDGTVAAQKVLSTVVRLKRERGQKFGAGQIIDILLGKRTAKVIQFDHDQLSVFGIGEELTEGEWRGVARQLLAQGLLAVEGEYGTLVLTETSGEVLRWEREVPLRKEPGKPATARSAGGGRGDRKPKAAAAELPDELLPAFEALRAWRAEQAREQGVPAYVIFHDATLREIATAWPTSIGQLGGISGVGEKKLVTYGEGVLAVLAGLAGPVAAAEPEPGGPSVASLPGSDDEDGWPGQEPEPDDWM from the coding sequence ATGGGCGGGACAGGCGTGATCGGCGAGATGGCAGAGACGGCACAGGCGAGGGACATGGACAGCGAGGCGCTGGCCACGCTGCACCGGGTCTTCGGGTACGAGGCTTTCCGCGGCGAGCAGGAAGCGGTCGTCGATCACGTGGTGGCGGGCGGCGATGCCGTCGTGCTCATGCCGACCGGCGGCGGCAAGTCGCTGTGCTACCAGATTCCGTCCCTGGTCCGGCCCGGCACCGGCATCGTGGTCTCGCCCCTCATCGCGCTGATGCAGGACCAGGTGGACGCGCTGCGGGCGCTCGGTGTGCGAGCCGGGTTCATGAACTCCACGCAGGACTTCGACGAGCGGCGCGTGGTGGAGGCGGAGTTCCTCGCCGGCGAGCTGGACCTGCTGTACCTGGCACCCGAGCGGCTGCGCCTGGAGGGCACCCTCGATCTGCTCTCCCGCGGGAAGATCTCCCTCTTCGCGATCGACGAGGCGCACTGCGTCTCCCAGTGGGGCCACGACTTCCGGCCCGACTACCTGGCCCTGTCCCTGCTCGGCGAGCGCTGGCCGGACGTACCTCGGCTCGCACTCACGGCGACGGCCACACACGCGACGCACCGCGAGATCACCGAGCGGCTGAACATGCCGGCGGCGCGGCACTTCGTCGCGAGTTTCGACCGGCCCAACATCCAGTACCGGATCGTGCCGAAGTCCGACCCGAAGAAGCAGCTACTGGGCTTCCTGCGCGAGGAGCACCCCGGCGACGCGGGCATCGTGTACTGCCTCTCACGCAACTCCGTCGAGAAGACCGCCGAGTTCCTGTCCCGCAACGGGGTCGAGGCGGTGCCGTACCACGCGGGACTGGACGCGGGCACCCGCGCGGCCCACCAGTCGAGGTTCCTGCGGGAGGAGGGCCTGGTCGTGGTGGCGACCATCGCCTTCGGCATGGGCATCGACAAGCCGGACGTGCGGTTCGTCGCCCACCTGGACCTGCCCAAGTCGGTCGAGGGCTACTACCAGGAGACCGGCCGCGCCGGGCGGGACGGCCTGCCGTCGACCGCCTGGATGGCGTACGGACTCAACGACGTCATACAGCAGCGCAAGCTGATCCAGTCCGGCGAGGGCGACGAGGCGTTCCGCCGCCGGGCCCAGTCCCACCTGGACGCGATGCTCGCGCTGTGCGAGACCGCCGAGTGCCGCCGCGGCCAGCTCCTCGCCTACTTCGGCCAGGAACCCGGCCCGGCCGGCTGCGGCAACTGCGACACCTGTCTCACCCCGCCGGAGACCTGGGACGGCACGGTGGCGGCACAGAAGGTGTTGTCGACGGTGGTGCGGCTGAAGCGGGAGCGCGGGCAGAAGTTCGGCGCGGGGCAGATCATCGACATCCTGCTGGGCAAGCGCACCGCCAAGGTGATCCAGTTCGACCACGACCAGCTCTCCGTGTTCGGTATCGGAGAGGAGCTGACCGAGGGCGAGTGGCGGGGCGTCGCCCGGCAGTTGCTGGCCCAGGGACTGCTCGCGGTCGAGGGCGAGTACGGCACGCTGGTGCTGACCGAGACCAGTGGGGAGGTGCTGCGGTGGGAGCGGGAGGTGCCGCTGCGCAAGGAGCCCGGGAAGCCGGCCACGGCACGGTCGGCGGGCGGCGGACGAGGGGACCGCAAGCCCAAGGCCGCCGCGGCCGAACTGCCGGACGAACTGCTCCCCGCCTTCGAGGCGCTGCGTGCCTGGCGCGCGGAGCAGGCGCGTGAGCAGGGTGTCCCGGCCTACGTCATCTTCCACGACGCCACGCTCCGGGAGATCGCCACCGCCTGGCCCACCTCGATCGGGCAGCTCGGAGGCATCAGCGGGGTCGGCGAGAAGAAGCTGGTGACTTACGGAGAGGGCGTGCTCGCGGTGCTGGCGGGGCTGGCCGGACCGGTCGCCGCCGCCGAGCCGGAGCCGGGCGGCCCCTCGGTCGCCTCCCTTCCCGGCTCGGACGATGAGGACGGCTGGCCCGGGCAGGAGCCCGAGCCGGACGACTGGATGTAG
- a CDS encoding Uma2 family endonuclease: MSVAPKASTPDWPTPPEGGWTADDLDRLPNLPPHTELIDGSLVFVSPQTLFHSRAVSFFEWQLQSLAPAEFEVIREFTIDIDRQNRPEPDVIVVRGDVVDDPEQTRYPAEAVTLAIEVVSAESVSRDRETKPLTYARAGIAHYWRVENEKGLAVVHAFELEPTTRAYASVGIFRERMKLSAPFPMDLDLTGIKPRRGGE; this comes from the coding sequence ATGAGCGTCGCGCCGAAGGCGTCCACACCCGACTGGCCGACCCCGCCCGAGGGCGGCTGGACCGCGGACGACCTGGACCGGCTCCCGAATCTGCCTCCGCACACGGAACTGATCGACGGAAGCCTCGTCTTCGTGAGTCCGCAGACCCTTTTCCACTCACGCGCGGTGAGCTTCTTCGAATGGCAGCTCCAGTCCCTCGCCCCGGCGGAGTTCGAGGTCATCCGCGAGTTCACCATCGACATCGACCGGCAGAACCGGCCGGAGCCGGACGTGATCGTCGTGCGGGGTGACGTGGTCGACGACCCGGAGCAGACCCGCTACCCCGCCGAGGCCGTCACCCTGGCCATCGAGGTCGTCTCGGCCGAGTCCGTCTCCCGCGACCGCGAGACCAAGCCCTTGACGTACGCCCGGGCGGGCATCGCCCACTACTGGCGGGTAGAGAACGAGAAGGGGCTCGCCGTCGTCCACGCCTTCGAGCTGGAGCCCACCACGCGCGCCTACGCCAGCGTGGGCATCTTCCGTGAGCGCATGAAGCTGAGCGCCCCCTTCCCGATGGACCTGGACCTGACCGGCATCAAGCCGCGCCGCGGCGGCGAGTAG
- the nuoN gene encoding NADH-quinone oxidoreductase subunit NuoN: MSATAVHSLWTTAATAADPISKIDAPKIEYGQLSPTLIVIGAAVIGILIEALVPRRSRYYAQMFVSAVALVAAFAAVVALAVGGYGTTKAGIAAMGAIAVDGPALFLQGTILLTSLVALFTFAERRLDPQAHGNRVDSFAAQAASVPGSESEQKAVKAGFTTTEVFPLLLFAVAGMLVFPAANDLLTLFVALEVFSLPLYLLCALARRKRLMSQESAVKYFLLGAFASAFTLFGIALLYGYAGSMSYGTIAQVVDGTVQNVTPALADTMGNDALLLVGSALIVMGLLFKVGAVPFHMWTPDVYQGAPTPVTGFMAAATKVAAFGALLRILYVVLPGLRWDWRPVMWAVAIVTMLAGAIVAITQTDIKRLLAYSSIAHAGFILAGVIATTPDGISSVLFYLAAYSFVTIGAFAVVTLVRDAGGEATHLSKWAGLGRRSPLVAAVFAVFLLAFAGIPLTSGFSGKFAVFKAAAEGGAVPLVVVGVISSAIAAFFYIRVIVLMFFSEPRPEGPTVAVPSPLTMTAIGVGVAVTVVLGVAPQYFLDLAGQAGVFVR; the protein is encoded by the coding sequence GTGAGCGCAACAGCCGTCCACAGCCTGTGGACAACGGCGGCGACGGCGGCCGATCCGATCTCGAAGATCGACGCGCCGAAGATCGAATACGGGCAACTGTCGCCCACCCTCATCGTCATCGGCGCGGCGGTCATCGGAATCCTGATCGAGGCCCTCGTGCCGCGCAGGTCCCGCTACTACGCGCAGATGTTCGTGTCCGCCGTCGCGCTCGTCGCCGCCTTCGCCGCGGTCGTCGCGCTCGCGGTGGGCGGATACGGCACGACCAAGGCGGGCATCGCGGCGATGGGCGCCATCGCCGTCGACGGGCCGGCCCTGTTCCTGCAGGGCACGATCCTGCTGACGAGTCTGGTCGCCCTCTTCACCTTCGCCGAGCGGCGCCTCGACCCGCAGGCGCACGGCAACCGTGTCGACTCCTTCGCCGCGCAGGCCGCGTCCGTACCGGGCAGCGAGAGCGAGCAGAAGGCGGTGAAGGCCGGGTTCACCACCACCGAGGTGTTCCCGCTGCTGCTCTTCGCCGTCGCGGGCATGCTGGTCTTCCCCGCGGCCAACGACCTGCTGACGCTCTTCGTGGCGCTGGAGGTCTTCTCCCTCCCGCTGTACCTGCTGTGCGCACTGGCCCGCCGCAAGCGGCTGATGTCGCAGGAGTCGGCGGTCAAGTACTTCCTGCTCGGCGCGTTCGCCTCCGCGTTCACGCTGTTCGGCATCGCCCTGCTCTACGGCTACGCGGGCTCGATGTCGTACGGCACGATCGCGCAGGTCGTCGACGGCACCGTCCAGAACGTCACCCCGGCACTCGCCGACACCATGGGCAACGACGCGCTGCTGCTCGTCGGCTCCGCGCTGATCGTGATGGGCCTGCTGTTCAAGGTGGGCGCCGTGCCGTTCCACATGTGGACGCCGGACGTGTACCAGGGCGCGCCGACACCGGTGACCGGCTTCATGGCGGCGGCGACCAAGGTGGCCGCCTTCGGCGCCCTGCTCCGCATCCTCTACGTCGTCCTGCCCGGCCTGCGCTGGGACTGGCGGCCGGTGATGTGGGCCGTGGCGATCGTCACCATGCTGGCCGGCGCGATCGTCGCGATCACCCAGACCGACATCAAGCGGCTGCTGGCGTACTCGTCGATCGCGCACGCGGGCTTCATCCTCGCCGGTGTCATCGCCACCACGCCCGACGGCATCTCCTCCGTCCTCTTCTACCTGGCCGCGTACTCCTTCGTCACGATCGGTGCCTTCGCGGTCGTGACACTGGTGCGCGACGCGGGCGGTGAGGCGACCCACCTGTCGAAGTGGGCCGGCCTCGGACGCAGGTCGCCGTTGGTGGCGGCGGTGTTCGCGGTGTTCCTGCTGGCCTTCGCGGGCATCCCGCTGACCTCCGGGTTCTCCGGCAAGTTCGCCGTGTTCAAGGCGGCGGCGGAGGGCGGCGCGGTCCCGTTGGTCGTCGTCGGAGTGATCTCGTCGGCCATCGCGGCGTTCTTCTACATCCGCGTCATCGTGCTGATGTTCTTCAGTGAGCCGCGGCCGGAGGGCCCGACCGTCGCGGTGCCGTCACCGCTGACGATGACGGCGATCGGCGTCGGCGTGGCGGTCACGGTGGTGCTCGGTGTGGCGCCGCAGTACTTCCTGGACCTCGCGGGACAAGCGGGGGTGTTCGTGCGCTGA
- a CDS encoding NADH-quinone oxidoreductase subunit M, with the protein MSFPLLTVTAALPAVGAIATAAVPAAKRTAAKWLALLVSLATLALAITILIRFDPGGDRYQLTESHSWIAEFGVRYELGVDGIAVALIALTALLIPFIILAGWHDADPLETGSSRWRPTQGFFALILAVEAMVIISFEATDVFLFYIFFEAMLIPMYFLIGGFGDRAHEHGEKTAATQRSYAAVKFLLYNLAGGLIILAAVIGLYVVAGNFSLTEIAEARASGELNMATSTERWLFLGFFFAFAVKAPLWPLHTWLPNAMQESTAPVAVLITAVVDKVGTFAMLRFCLQLFPEASKWATPVVLVLAVISIIYGALLAVGQRDIKRLIAYASISHFGFIIMGIFAMTSQGQSGATLYMVNHGISTAVLMLIAGFLISRRGSRLIADYGGVQKVAPVLAGTFLIGGLATLSLPGLAPFVSEFLVLVGTFTRYPVIGIIATFGIVLAALYTLVLYQRTMTGPVKPEVSAMPDLRVRELVVVAPLVALLIFLGVFPKPVTDIVNPAVEQTMSDVHKKDPQPEVEAAK; encoded by the coding sequence ATGTCCTTTCCCCTGCTGACAGTCACGGCGGCGCTCCCGGCCGTCGGGGCGATCGCCACGGCGGCCGTGCCGGCCGCGAAACGCACCGCGGCCAAGTGGCTGGCGCTGCTGGTCTCGCTGGCCACGCTCGCGCTGGCGATCACGATCCTGATCCGATTCGATCCCGGCGGCGACCGCTACCAGCTCACCGAGTCCCACTCCTGGATCGCGGAGTTCGGCGTCCGGTACGAACTGGGCGTGGACGGCATCGCGGTGGCGCTGATCGCGCTGACCGCCCTCCTGATCCCGTTCATCATCCTCGCGGGCTGGCACGACGCCGACCCGCTGGAGACCGGCAGCAGCCGGTGGCGGCCGACGCAGGGCTTCTTCGCCCTGATCCTGGCCGTCGAGGCGATGGTGATCATCTCTTTCGAGGCCACCGACGTCTTCCTCTTCTACATCTTCTTCGAAGCCATGCTGATCCCGATGTACTTCCTCATCGGCGGCTTCGGGGACCGGGCCCACGAGCACGGCGAGAAGACGGCCGCCACCCAGCGGTCGTACGCGGCGGTGAAGTTCCTCCTCTACAACCTGGCCGGCGGGCTGATCATACTGGCCGCGGTGATCGGGCTCTACGTGGTCGCGGGGAACTTCTCGCTCACCGAGATCGCGGAGGCCCGGGCGAGCGGCGAGCTGAACATGGCGACCAGCACCGAGCGCTGGCTGTTCCTCGGCTTCTTCTTCGCCTTCGCGGTGAAGGCACCGCTGTGGCCGCTGCACACCTGGCTGCCCAACGCCATGCAGGAGTCCACCGCCCCGGTGGCCGTGCTCATCACGGCGGTCGTCGACAAGGTCGGCACCTTCGCGATGCTCCGCTTCTGCCTCCAGCTCTTCCCGGAGGCGAGCAAGTGGGCGACGCCGGTCGTCCTCGTCCTGGCGGTCATCAGCATCATCTACGGGGCGCTGCTCGCGGTCGGCCAGCGGGACATCAAGCGGCTGATCGCGTACGCGTCGATCTCGCACTTCGGCTTCATCATCATGGGCATCTTCGCGATGACCAGCCAGGGCCAGTCCGGCGCGACGCTCTACATGGTCAACCACGGCATCTCGACCGCCGTGCTGATGCTGATCGCCGGCTTCCTGATCTCGCGGCGCGGCTCGCGGCTCATCGCCGACTACGGGGGAGTGCAGAAGGTCGCCCCGGTCCTCGCCGGCACCTTCCTGATCGGCGGCCTGGCGACCCTGTCCCTGCCGGGCCTCGCGCCCTTCGTCAGTGAGTTCCTGGTCCTGGTCGGCACGTTCACGCGCTATCCGGTGATCGGCATCATCGCCACCTTCGGCATCGTGCTCGCCGCGCTCTACACCCTCGTCCTCTACCAGCGGACGATGACGGGGCCGGTGAAGCCGGAGGTGTCCGCGATGCCCGACCTACGGGTGCGTGAGCTGGTGGTCGTGGCGCCGCTGGTGGCGCTGCTGATCTTCCTGGGCGTCTTCCCGAAGCCCGTCACGGACATCGTCAACCCCGCGGTGGAGCAGACCATGTCCGACGTACACAAGAAGGACCCCCAGCCTGAGGTGGAGGCGGCCAAGTGA